One Streptomyces sp. B21-105 genomic region harbors:
- a CDS encoding DUF397 domain-containing protein: protein MPPLSLPGRRSRRERLSTHATWISLYGGDGEQDGPAHFWPPSVADNLPGLVPVRDGKRAGGPALAFSARAWGAFVDHLR from the coding sequence GTGCCACCTCTCTCCTTGCCTGGCCGGCGCTCCCGCCGGGAGCGTCTCAGCACTCACGCGACGTGGATTTCACTGTACGGCGGAGACGGGGAACAGGACGGCCCGGCTCACTTCTGGCCGCCGTCTGTCGCCGACAACCTTCCCGGACTCGTTCCCGTCCGGGACGGTAAGCGGGCCGGCGGTCCCGCGCTCGCCTTCTCCGCGCGTGCCTGGGGCGCTTTCGTCGATCACCTCCGCTGA
- a CDS encoding antibiotic biosynthesis monooxygenase, whose product MTEAQKVPDVRKTVTVDVPADRAFAVFAERPLEWFPERHVFVEDRVSLTIEPFEGGRYYEVGADGTEIAWGTVVEWNPSKRIVLTWRVGPHWQPIFDDEKASFIEVDFEPAGPGRTTVALTHSGLHRHGEIAPQIHAALDGPSPGDTLARYEQVVARVVAAAKAVPVTLVNRFQLTGDAEEFEKVFAATSAFFAAQPGFIEHTLHRRLGEPASYVNIARWADNASLRAAVAQPEFQPHSAALRALAVSSPELFEARLKVTAGDAG is encoded by the coding sequence ATGACCGAGGCGCAGAAGGTCCCCGACGTGCGCAAGACGGTGACGGTTGACGTGCCCGCGGACCGGGCCTTCGCCGTTTTCGCCGAGCGTCCGCTCGAATGGTTCCCGGAGAGGCACGTCTTCGTCGAGGACCGGGTGTCGCTCACCATCGAACCCTTCGAGGGCGGCCGCTACTACGAGGTCGGCGCCGACGGCACCGAGATCGCCTGGGGCACGGTGGTGGAGTGGAACCCGTCCAAGCGGATCGTGCTGACGTGGCGGGTCGGCCCGCACTGGCAGCCGATCTTCGACGACGAGAAGGCGAGCTTCATCGAGGTCGACTTCGAGCCGGCCGGCCCCGGGCGGACGACGGTGGCGCTCACGCACAGCGGACTGCACCGGCACGGCGAGATCGCGCCGCAGATCCACGCGGCGCTCGACGGCCCGAGCCCCGGGGACACGCTGGCCCGCTACGAGCAGGTCGTCGCCCGGGTCGTCGCGGCGGCGAAGGCGGTACCCGTGACCCTCGTCAACAGGTTCCAGCTGACGGGGGACGCCGAGGAGTTCGAGAAGGTCTTCGCCGCGACCTCGGCGTTCTTCGCGGCCCAGCCGGGTTTCATCGAGCACACCCTGCACCGCCGGCTCGGCGAACCGGCGTCGTACGTGAACATCGCGCGCTGGGCGGACAACGCCAGCCTGCGGGCGGCGGTGGCGCAGCCGGAGTTCCAGCCGCACAGCGCGGCGCTGCGGGCGCTCGCCGTGTCGAGCCCGGAGCTGTTCGAGGCCCGTCTGAAGGTGACGGCGGGCGACGCCGGGTGA
- a CDS encoding AfsR/SARP family transcriptional regulator — MLEINVLGPMEATGAGRCIAPTAAKPRQVLALLALRAGEVVSVSTLVEEIWGEKPPRSALTTLQTYILQLRRLIGRVVLSGSAKDVLLTRYNGYLFAPEAVMVDAQLYDGLVDEANQASENGDHVEAYRVARQALDLWSGDALIDVLRGVHLSIEATRLEQSRLGLLETRIAAELHLGRHHMLLGELAVLVARNPMHENFCAKLMIALYRSGQRWRALEVYQRVRSELADELGLEPSARLQQLQHAILSADPALDFVTPTTLFTQPT; from the coding sequence TTGCTGGAAATAAACGTGCTCGGGCCGATGGAGGCCACCGGGGCCGGCCGGTGCATCGCGCCCACGGCGGCGAAACCGCGCCAGGTCCTCGCACTGCTGGCACTGCGGGCCGGTGAGGTCGTCTCGGTGTCGACCCTGGTCGAGGAGATCTGGGGTGAGAAACCACCGCGGAGCGCGCTGACGACCCTGCAGACCTACATCCTGCAACTACGCAGACTGATCGGCCGGGTCGTGCTGTCGGGCTCGGCGAAGGACGTCCTGCTGACCCGCTACAACGGCTACCTGTTCGCCCCCGAGGCGGTGATGGTGGACGCGCAGCTCTACGACGGGCTCGTCGACGAGGCCAACCAGGCCTCGGAGAACGGCGACCACGTGGAGGCGTACCGGGTGGCCCGCCAAGCCCTCGACCTCTGGTCGGGGGACGCCCTGATCGACGTCCTGCGCGGGGTCCATCTCAGCATCGAGGCCACGCGTCTGGAGCAGAGCCGACTGGGGCTGCTCGAGACCCGTATCGCCGCCGAACTGCATCTGGGCAGGCACCACATGCTGCTCGGCGAACTCGCGGTGCTGGTCGCCCGCAACCCCATGCACGAGAACTTCTGCGCCAAACTCATGATCGCCCTCTACCGCTCGGGACAGCGCTGGCGAGCACTGGAGGTCTACCAGCGCGTGCGCAGCGAACTGGCCGACGAGCTCGGGCTGGAACCGTCGGCGCGACTGCAGCAGTTGCAGCACGCGATCCTGTCCGCGGATCCCGCGCTCGACTTCGTGACTCCGACCACCTTGTTCACCCAGCCGACATGA